DNA from Sphaerodactylus townsendi isolate TG3544 linkage group LG08, MPM_Stown_v2.3, whole genome shotgun sequence:
CCAAGACAAGGttgcaacacatacacacattttaaaCAATAACTCTGTTGAAGGCTTCTAGAGACTCAAAAGTTTGCCCactgttttcattattttgtttgGTCCAATAAAACATCTTACATGGCTTTTATTCAACTACATTCTTTAAGAAAACCAAATCTTCAACCACTTTCAATCAAACGTCTCGACTCCAGTATTTCCCAGTATAAAGTAAGTGAACCAGTTATGCATGATCTGACTGCTCTTCCTTCTGACAACGACTTCCATTTTATGGTCTTCAGAATGGGTCACTCATCTTCACATATTACAGCTGCATTCTGATGCCACAACACAATGCAACAAAACTGTGTTTGCTATGTTTGTGAGTGCTCTTTGTTCCTCCCACCTCCTTTGTGCACAGAACTTGATCCAAAACTTCAGGCTGACCAAACTCCAGCTCACAAGAAAACTTAATAAAGGCTCCTTGGTAAACTATCAGCATTCATTTGAAAACAAACCAGGACTCTGAACCTCATTTTAAATGCAGGAGTTGTACCATTGTCTGAATGCAACTTACACCCATACAAGAGGTAGCTGTAGATCTCTACTAAAGAGTTTCTTACTTATGCTTGAAAATGCACCATATTTAGAATACTAAAGATAAATATGAGTAAGTTACAATGGCTCCAGACACTAGATAATTAGTACTTAACGTGTATACAGTAACATGACCAATGTTTTGATATGACTGCTTCAAACTGAGAAAACCATTATCTATAGGTAAAAGAGGGCCAAGAATGGTTTTGAAAAGATGTAACATACACACATTTTCTTCCCTGCTTAAAAAGCCAGCACATTCTCTAGAAATAGAGTGGATGCAAAATGTTCAAAGATCACTAGCAAGACAAAGAACTTCTACCAATCCTATAAATTAAtaggatttgattcccagctctgccggaatcaacctggtttgattctccgctctgccggaatcaaccgggtttgagtctccgctctgccgcctgagctgtggaggcttatctggggaattcagattagcctgtacactcccacacatgccagctgggtgaccttgggatagtcacagcttttcggagctctctcagccccacctacctcacagggtgtttgttgtgaggggggaagagcaaggagattgtaagcccctttgagtctcctgaaggagagaaaggtgggatataaatccaaactcctcttcttctaataagcaaataattaataaccatTTCATTTCTTCTTACTCTAAAGGGTTGCAGGTTGACCTAATTAACAAAACACTACTTTCGATCAGAATTTACTGAGCAGGGACATACTTTCAAAGCCTCACTTCCTTACCTACATGCCCACATTCCTTTTGTCTTATGATACCGTTGTGCCTAATGCCAATGTGGACAAAGGATCCAGTTAACTGATTCTGTCTGCCAAGCTTTACCCTcacatggcaaaaaaaaacccctaccatATCTCATGAAATATTATTTGACAAATGCTAAAGgcctaaaaaggaaaaaaaatcttaaacaatCAGCACCCTACTGTAACAATCTGCACTcacaattaaatttttaaaattatttttgttaggGAGAAGCTTCCAGTCAGAAACCAGATTCAGACAAGCTGATAGAATGAAGAACTGTAACCTGGAGATAAATGGGATTCCCCCAATTATGGGAACTGGCTTGCATCTCTGGGGTtctcctaggtcagtggtggcgaacctatggcactccagatgttcgtggactacagttcccataatcccctgccagcatggccaaatggttaatgggaattgtagtccatgaacatctggagtgccataggttcgccaccatggtcctaggttCAGTGGTAAGTATGGAAAAAACCAGGAATATTTTCCGCTAGCTACACTTGACAAGACAACTGAGGCCTCATCCCAAAAGAAGCCTACCTTGGACTCATAAGATTTCAGTAACTATCAACAAGCTTCATGTTGCATCCTTGAGCAAGGTGATCAACTGGGAGATGGTTGGACAACTTCAATCATTTCTGGATAAAGTGGATTGTTTGGATCCTTTCCAATCTGACTTCAGGTCTGGTTATGGGATGGAAATGGCCTTGATCACTCTGGTGGATGACCTGTGCCAGGAGATTAACAGAGGGGAATATGACCCTGCTGATTTTCCTTGAAAATCGATattttttcaggttcaggtttatcaaacctggaaattttcaaaaaaatgaaaaaagttgATATTACATCATGgctttttggaattttttgaaCATTTTCACATTATTAAACACAAACCCAAAAAATATGCTTGCCtccagattccacatgggtctgGGAGGCAGTAGGAGGTGCAGAGTTGAacctgtgctgcctgctgcctccgaGGCCAtggggagaggcaggcagagttGAATGCTAGGTTcagttttatactgctggctccacctccaaagctccGCCTCCGACCATGATACTTAAAGCTGTTGAATCCCAGGCAACGAATAACTGTTGTCATTCTCTGTTCCACCCACCCTCTCCCTGCTGCTGGGCATATGTACAACATCCCTGTTTTGAAAACAGATTTGTGGCACAGGACATGCTTGCCTCTTACAAGCCCTGGGTCCTCTGATTTGCTCAaaaggacacgcccccccccccccccgcaatcacCTCTGTAGAGAGACTAAATCATGTGTTTAATCTGTCTACCACTAATGCAGCCTCAGTTCCAAGGCCCCCAGAGCCCCTTCTTGATTTTAACTTGACACTTTTGATCAGTCCTGTAGGTCTTTCCCCATTTGAACCCATCCTCCCTAACAGCAACATGTTATGGAACCCCTTGGCTTAGTGCTGTCTCTCCCTTAACTGTATCTGAACTTGACTTCCAATCTCTTCCTGCCTGACTTGATGCCCTCCTGACCTCCTACCTTGTCAAAAggcctctgaattttttttctcatttctttgtttaataggtacgttctttgggggggggaggggaatccatgtctttcatttttcttttctgtgccaAATGCAAAAATTACTTAATGGGATTTTATTTAAGGAACAGACTACAAAACTACATTGTTAATGGAAAATTTAAACAGAGTGAATAAATAGCAATAGCAAAATAAACCAGCATTGTTTCAGTTTTGTGTCCAATAGCTGCAATTTTAAAAGTAAACCTACAGCAGGTAGTTGTTAAATAGCCTTCCTGGTTTCAGGTTTCATCTTGGTTTTGTGGTTTTGAAGTAGATACCAGCAGCTATGCTTGAAAGAAATGCATGTGGCTAAGCTAGTATTGACCATTGAATTACTGTTTGTTCTTATGTGAAATTAAGTTCTTAAAGGATTGtgtcacccctcccccatgtACAGAAGCCCCAAGATGATCTTATAACTGCAGCAATGATGCACAGTAAAAaccatttaaattaaattatgcaGAAACCATGCTGTTCAGAGTATTATGTAGCTTACTTAGGTTACACCAATGCAACAGTGGTAGCTGTTATTTATGGTTACACCAATGACTAAAGGCATTCCTTTTCACATCTTCACCCAGCAGACAACCCATTACCTCTTACAGGAGATAAGAGCTAGCAGGTGTGTACTGAGCAAACATCCAGCCTCAGTGTCTGGTAATCACtctcttaaaggtaaaggtagtcccctgtgcatgTACTGGGTCATTGCTGACACATGGAGTGACgtcatatcacaatgtttactaggcagctGGTTTGCCTAGTTtacaggtggcttgccattgccttccccagcaagctcatactcattttatcaaccctggaaggatggaaagtcaagtcaaccttgagtcaggtACCTGAAACTGACTACCATTGGGACTGTACTGaagtcgtgagcagagctttgactgcagtactgcagcttacaacTCTGTGCTACCTGCCTCTACACAGctaacctggacttccttgatggtctccaagCTGGTTTAAGTTACCAGATGAAGAAATGGTCTCATATTCCACTATGGCAACTGAAATTGTCAGCATCTGGGAGAAGAGGATTTGGGGTAAGGTACCCTAAATTTGCAAATTATACCCCATTCCAGCATCTTGAGCAGGTTTCTGGCAAGTTAGCATATAAATTCCCTAATAAAACTGCTTTCACTACCATTTCAATGAAGCTCTGGAGTAACTTCCTGAGTGAGGTCAGAAACTGTTTCCCATCATTAGCATCTGAGACTCAGAATTGCCAACAACCTGCAATGTCCTGCCTGCTGCCGTAAGAGCTTATGGGCTGTTTTCACAAGGCCCTGTTACTGATCTCCATGCCTTGAAAAGCTTCCCCAGCCTATTTTCATACATTAAGCTTACATTAGCAATCATTACGTTGTCGGCTGTGGGGAAAATTTGTACCTCAATGCATGTGCCCAGAGATCTGAAAGCAGTTTTTGGAAAAAAGATCCCCCTCCCAAGTCAGCACTGGGAGAATGGGAGCAGCCAAGTCCCCTTTGATCATGCCAACAACTAGCATAATTGACAATTCTATCCGAAAGGAACATTTTGTATCATAATCATAATTTGAGCTAGATTCTGATATCTACGAGCTCCTTTGGGAGCTAGAGTACCACAGAAAAGCAGGGTTAAAATCAAATAAGTATCCACCAATTGTCATGTCAAGAACTGAAAACTCATTGTTTGTCCAAATGAATTCCCACTAACAGCTAACTGTGTTGGCAAAGGAGACTCTACCTATACAAACATATCAAGCTTTCTTATGCCATGCTGAATTATTACCCTTCAACCAGACTTCCAATCTCTGAAAGCTGCATAACAGCAACATCTTATTAAATGACTTAGTATAATAAATAAGCAACCATAGCTTATTCTGGTGACTTAACAAATAATACGTCTTGCGCACACACATATTCAAAAGTGTTTCTGAATGTATAAGAGCTTTCggtcatttttttcccaataacAGATCCCAACAGTACAACTGCTATCACTGAGGGAGGTGGAGCATGAAAAAGGGGAAGGTTGGGAACCAGTGCTTTAGAAGACATGTTTTCAGATCTTGCACCATAAAGCAGCCAGCAGTGTACAAGCAGAGCTCATAATAAGAGGAAGTTGGGGTTAGAATAGAACAGGACAGCTAGTTTCAAATCCTTAAGTTGTCGTGACAATCACAGGATGGCTTTAGTTCcctctttctcagtctaacctacctcacaggtttgttgtgaggataaaatggaaaggagaaaCAAGTAcaagtacactctaatctggagaaccgggtttgattctccgctctgccacttgagctgtggaggcttatctggggaaccagattggcttgtgtactccaacacatgccagctaggtgaccttaggcaagtcacagctctatgaagttctctcagccccacccacctcacaaggcatttgttgtgggggaaggggaggggaaggagcttgtaagcccctttgagtctccttacaggagagaaaggggggatataaatccaaactcctcttcttcttccacattgCCCTTAGCTCATTTGAGGATGAAAGGAATAAACtgacaaacaaaaatgttttagtGGTATAACAGAATCTGATAATTCCGTGCTCCCATGAGTCCAAACACTCAGAAAGTTACCTATGGCAACTGTTcgagaatattttttttccaaactggatAGCTGTTCTGAGAAATCTGCAATTTTCTTCTAATGGTAAGTAAAGTACAAAATTGAGCAGAAAAAACAGTATTTTCCTTAAAAGATTCTGTATCATagtaaatcaaaacaaacaatctTATTCAAAATGAATTTTGCATGAAATTGCCTATGTATTTAGAAAATTTGTGGCGAGTTATCTTTTTGTGACTCAAATGTCTTGACTTCTGGGCAGCCCATGCAAATAATGCAACATCTGCGGCTTTCAGTTTTACACCTCTGCAAAAATATTCACACAGAGGCAAAGCTGTTTATTTCTTATCACAAACATCTAAAACTGTGCAACAGTTGGCATATTCTATACAACTTGAATAGATCTCAGAATCAAATTTTCCAAGTTTTTCCAATCTTCTGTtttgaaattaaattttaaaaattcattctaAACTGTTTCATTGCAAATATATTTCAGGGCAATGAAGATATGTTTAAATACTGTAGCCTTGAGAAGAACATGGTCATTTCACAGCTTGCTCTTACCACAGGCATTCTGCTTTAAAATCTGCATTCTAGAGGTCAATTCAGTTTCTGTCTACACTATTCTTCCTACATGCCAAGAAGGGCAGAGAGAGATTCCCGAACCACTCCCAGCCATTACCTGAAGAACTGTGTGAAATGCAGTCTAGATCATGACCCTATCTTTGCAAATAGAAATGTATATTATATCAAAGCACAATTGACCACGTAGGTAGGAGTAATGCCTTCTCAACATAGTTATGAAAAGCTGAATAATTAACCCACAAATATCCAAGACTCAGTCCTATATCCTTTTCCATAAACCACAGGAGCAATTCGGAAGGTCAAGTATAGTTTTAAATCAGTTTTAAGGTTCATCAGATCTTGTGAACTTACACTTCCTGCTAGCTCACACAGACAAACAGAACGTGGAAAAACAGCTTGAAGTTAAGCAAAAAGTCCAGTGCTTCTGCTTCATCAGCTGGCAATAAACACATTCTATCTGTACACAATACTCCCTAAGAAATAGAAATTTATATTATATCAAAGCACATATACACACTAGAAGGAGCCTTCAATCCCCTACTATATTTCAAAGCTTAAATAATAACCTACCATAGAACTACAATTACTTTAGATTCTACCGTAAGAACTCTCCCTAGCACAGTAAAGTTAAACATATTATTAGTGTTAAATTATAAGACTGGAGGGGGGACACATTACCAATAGCTCCAGTAACCCTGTGCAAAACTGCCAATGCATGTGGCTACCCCCTGGAGAAACCAACAGTTATGCTACCTGCTCACCTTCTCAAGGACCTGAGGAATGGATGCAACATTTTCAACTGCGCCCAGCAAAATGGAAGAGTGATGGGGGTAAAAaattcccttctttctcttcACAGAAGGTGATCAGGATCCAGGCAATACTTTCCTATTATTAGAGAATACGAGTAGATCTGGCAAAGTGAAGGGCTCAAAATGCTGGTGACAGAACATTTTCACCAAACCCAAACCACAAGCAACTGGGGTTCGAGGAAAAATCCCCACTTGACAACACCATTTCTGCTTCATGATCCAATTAacaaaagggggagagaggggacaCAGGCAGCGCCATATCACCACCTGCACCAGCATCTCCCTCCCTACCATGTAATACTTAGTAATAGCAACAACTATATTTGGGTTGGGTAGATCTGCACTTGAACCCTCCCTCATCAGGAAGCTCCTCTCAGGACCCTAAACTACTCATACACACCTTAACCTCCCTCGCTGAgatccctggggggaaaaaaaagcatAAGGCAtccaggagaaaaaagaaagaaagaacattaaCACCAGGACCCGGAGTTCACAGCAACAACGGCAACTTATCTTACCGGTAGTAATAATAACGTCTTTAGAAACTTCCCCCAAACCTCGCCACTTCTGAAATGGGACGGTGAGGATTTCTTGCTCCACTTGTGAGCAGGAGAAGGCGCCGTTACCCCAACGAGACTGCGATGAGGAAAAGTATCCGggtgcaaatggggggggggggtgtccctagAGCTGGAGGTGCGACCTGAGCCCCTGGGTGCCCCTCCAGTTCCAGGTAACCCCAAGCCTCGGGCAGACACAGCGGCGGCCAGGCGGCCGCACTTGCCTCCACACGTCCTCAAGCCACCTGCCCGCAACCCACCCGTCAGGGTAGCCAcaccttctcctcccttcccttcagagGCCCTGCAGTCTCCTTCCGAGACCTCCTCGGCCGCTCGACTCTGCAGAGAGCCCGACTGTCGGGGCCCCGGCAGCGCCCTCTCCCGCCCTCCCATCAGCGCCTCTGGGTCCGACCCTCCTCCAGCCAGGCCCCCTCGAAGCCCCCCCTGCTCACCAAGCACCGGCCCGACTTCTCGCCGCCGGCCTGAGCACCGCTTGAGGGCAGGGCGCGGCCTCCTATAATGGCGGGGAGGAGGACCCACCGGGCGGCCTGAGGGTGAAGCGGAACCGCCGCGCGTGGCCCAGCCCGGGAAAGGAAGAGGTGGAGCCGGGCAGGCGGCTCCTGGTGCAGACAGCGGCGCcgaagagagggggaagggagagaggcgCGAAGACTACAGTCCCCGTCATGCATCTGGAGCGCTGCGGCGCAAGGCTTCCCCGAGAAGGGATCGCCGCCGCAGGTCTTTCCCGGAAGAGAAAATGTGGCTGTGTGTAGTTGGGCATTTGATCACACGCGCGCGCCGCTCCCCCGCTTTATTAGGATAATGTGCAGATTCTCTCGTTTTCTTATGACTACTGTTGTTAATTATTCTCCGCTGGATCATGTCCCCATTCCTTATCTCTTACAATTTAGGCATCCTTAGGACTGTTTAGCAACCATGTTGACATATTTATTGTTGCACCGACCAAAGTCAAGGAAAACCCAAGAAACAACTTCAATAAACATAGCGGTTCGCTGAAAACTTGCGGTTTTAAAACCGAGGCTACCTTTTCCCGCGGAAAAAAATGGCTGACGGAGCAGGAGCAGGCTGCTCGAACGAGACAGAGAGCGCTTCGAAAGGTgagaaacaaggggggggggggggaaatgctatAGGGGCTATTTTGGAAGTGAAAtatagtggagggaggggagagaggggaagatgAGAAGCCTCCCCCCTCTATCAGCCCTTACCAGTACTTcgcttgtgtatgtgtgtatgaagaAGAGAATCATGTACGCTGCTTAATGTTTGCCTGGAGTGGCTAACTGTTTGAAGAAGACTCCTTTTACAGCTGCAAAGACAtgaagtccgggggggggggggtcatattgTATTTCCTTCCTTAGGAATTAAGggtggaaaaaaaattgcagactACTGAACATCTTTAGCCTGTCAGTCATGCTGATCCTGTGGCACAAAGGCAAGGCATTGCATCCCCTGAGGTTCTACCCTGCCAAATCTCCAAAATctacattcccaaatctccaggagatcGGATTTGATCTCTCAGATTTGATTTCGTTTTAAGACAGTTGAGAACTGTCTTCAACTGATTCAAGGCGGCAATTGAAAGTTTCTCATACCCACTCTTGTCAGGGAACCTTGCTGAGTGACATACTCAGCATGGCCTATTTCATTTGTTTCTCCTTCAGACTTAATGATTACTTTCATGTTATTAATTGAGTCAATAGAGATAAGTGTTGGAACACACTATTTTCATTGCCCAGCAGCAGAACCTTTTGTAATCTATACAGGTTCATAAATTAGCCTCTTAGACTAAACTTCCTTTGGCTTGGTTCTGGTATTATGTTCCCTAATCTTATATTCTTAATGGGAAaggcaatgtgtgtgtgtatgcatgtgcgaAGCTCAAACAGAAACAGATTGGCTATTATGGCCACCATAGTGTTGAATAATAATTTCTTTTCAAATGATTTTCAGATGCTGCAGAGACCTCTCCTCGCTGTTACTTCAAATTGAATCGCAGAGGTCGGACAATTCGAAGCCAGACTCAGCAAGTAATCATGAATGTGTATTCGCGCATTAGGGAAGAGCACCCAAGCCTTACTGTCGAGGAATGTGTAGAAGAAACCTCGAGATTAACTGGCATGTCTTCTGCACCCATCTACAGGGCAAAGAAGCTGTGGCACACAACAGGTGGAGTTCTTCAGACGCCAGGCAAGAAACGTCCTCGCAAATCCGGGACAAAGAGAAGAGATGTGAAGTGTGACAGTTTTTCTCGCTGCGCAATTAGAGGTATTGTACATAAGTATTTCTTCAGAAACGAGCCACCAACACTGAAGAAAATACTCAATGATGTCAACAGCGACCAGGATCTACCTTGCATTTCCCAAACAACACTGCACAGCATTTTGAAAGACATTGGCTTTGCCTACAATCGCAGGCATAAGGATTGCACTTTGACTGACAAGCCTGAAATTATAGCTTGGAGGCACCAATACCTGAGAAAGATTCGACAGTTCCGTTCAGAGGGAAGgagcattttttttctggatgaGACATGGGTGAACACAGGACACACAGTCCCAAAATGTTGGCAAGATCATGCTGTGAAGTCAGCGAAGGGTGCATTCCATAGGGGCTTGTCTACAAGACTCAAAGATCCACCTGGCAAGGCCAGTCGCTTGATTTGTGCTCACTGTGGGAGCGAGGAAGGCTTTGTGGAGGATGCATTGCTTCTGTTTAAGTCGAAAACAACAAGCGATTACCATCAGGAAATGAATGTGGACAACTTTGAGAAATGGTTTGCCGAGTTGCTGCCTAAGCTGCCTCCAGAAAGTGTAATTGTGATGGATGACGCCTTTTATCACTCAGTGAGGTCCGAGACGATCCCAACAACTAAATCTGGAAAGGAAACCATTAGGACATGGCTAACAGAGAAGGGCATCTCTTGGGACCACGAGCAAGTGAAGCCTGAGCTACTGCTTCTGGTGCAAAGGGAAAAGCACAGATTTGTTCGGTATAAAACAGACGAGATGGCTGTTGCTGCTGGGCATAAAGTGCTTCGCCTCCCTCCCTACCACACGGAACTGAACCCCATAGAATTGGCATGGCGTTACATAAAAGGACATGTGGCACTTAACAATAACACCTTTAAACTGGATGACGTGAAGAATTTATTCGTGGAAGGAGTACGTGCAGTGACCCCAGAGATGTGGAGCAGTTTCATCCAGCACGtgatggagaaggagaagcagtTCTGGGATCTtgattttctccaggaaaacaatGAAACTTCCTCAATAAAGATCTCTCTGGGGTCAGATTCTGAGAGTGATTCCTATGAGAGTGAGGATATTTATGAATAAACACAAGTAATTTCTGTTAATAAGTGAATGAACATTTAATTAATAAATCTGCCTGTTTTGAATAAAAAGTGTTGTTTAAACCTATTTTAGTTGATTAATCTCATTTAGCTTAACCCCATTTCCTAATTCCTACACATCCAGTCCCAGCAAGAACCTTTCTGTTGCTTCGTACTGTCCATATTCCATACTCTCACTCTCTGCTCCTTAGAGTTCAgttcagcattttctttttttattcaccggagggggtgggggtgcagaatCCCACTTGCTATGAGGGCAGGTTCCttttatggctcagcctggtttggctggggacccctgggaggaagactcagatggagaggtggggacagttttggttccagattctcaggcagaGCAGTCAGTAATTCCTGCAggaccagaggctcaggcagagcattcaggctgggatccatagccaggtccaagctctgagattttCCAGCCAGGATCTAGTTCTGAGACTCTTCAGTctcttgatactaagccagaggggCCCCTGCTAGCtctgtccctcccccctcctcccagtctccagagccccaggagcaatgcaggaggagactgcatgttagcagctatggggcaagctgaattgcaggagccagactaaactAAGCCAGAtacaagaggttattgcactattGAATTGTTAGGCTGGATCTAACcaagaggttgcagctgagctagcttgtagCAGCAACATTGTGGTTCAGTTTTCAGGTCACTGTTTCTGTTTCTAGCCTTGTCTTGGTTCTAGACTCTGTGTACTCATTAAATGACTAAACCCGCTAAGAACTGTGTCTTTGGATGCTGAGGACCTATCTAAAACAGTTCCCTTTGACATCTACCATCCCTCAACGCAGTAGCCACATAACCATCTTCTGGTAGGGTGGGAGGAAGATGATGGTGAGAATACAGCAAAATGGTGTATTTGGAAATATGAAAAATTCACcaaacccccacccaccaccccaagAAGCCTCTGTTTTTTTATGCTGACCCCTGTCCAATTAGATCCAGTTACAGTTCAAAACACCATCCGCCCCAGTGCCTGTGCTCTGAAAAATGTAGGTTTCTGCCTGGTTCTCCTCACAGTGCCATTGTATGGATAATATTGGGAAGACAGAACTATGTATATGGCCCGGAGTTCCTTAGATGGAATAAAAAACCAGTAGATTTGCAGTTGGCACCTGGAGTTCAAACACATATGGCCCTTGCATATAACAGGGCACTTAAATGGTAAAGTGCAAAGTTTTCAAATAGCATTTTATGctaattttaataacagtttacTGCTGAAAaggtgggatggggagggaaggaagagtagAATTATGATCAAAATGATTTAACAGCCAGATCAAAAATGAAAGGCCCCAACTCCCAAATTTCTGATGTCAAATTGCTTTTGCCAAAGCAAAAGTTTGTGCCAAAGCCCTGTTGGAATAAAAAGTAGGATGCTGTTTCTGTGGGACTGACTAACACAAACAAGTTGCATCTTCTCAGAAGGATCCTGTTACTATTTGACAGCTGATCCCTCCTTTTGAGGTTTCACAGAGCTGCCAGGGACAGGTCACGGATAAACCTTTTCTTCTGGTGACGTTCTTTAGGAAGGGCTTCAAAGACTCAGCCGCTTTCATCCAAGTGGCTGCCTTGTtaaagataaaaacaaaaaaaggcaagtGCCCAGTTTTATTGGTTAATAATACAACCACAAAGGCCAAAATGTATCTCTGACCAGGATTTTGTGCACTCTGGGCTTCAATTTTCTACCTTACCGGCTTTTAATAGTCATACAGGACTACCATGAGCTTAAGACAGTGAACCTACATCCTTCAGCTACTGGAAATTCAGCTGTTCTATTTTTCAGCAGCTTATTGCCCATGTAACTATATAAACCTCACAAGGGCTAAAAACTTTTCCTTTTATGAAATGGAAGCTGAGAATTCAAGGAAGGTTAAATCTGTACCTAACACCATTTCAACTATTATTCTTTTTTGCAGTCCTGCAGGCTCACAGCTCTGAATCTGGTATTTGCAATTCACCCATCCCATTATCTGTGTCAATGCATTTAAAGTAATGATTCCCAAAACTTTTTGAATTGTaacccccttggctcccaggctacatacctccccaccccccaccccccccacacacatgaacacacctCTTCATTTAGCATTTGTGACAGCAAATTGATTTCTGTTCTAATTGATACCTGCCAGGCCATATTGACAAAAGTTAGGTCTACACTCAagtgaaagtaatgggtagacctggcctccacagaggacAGATCTACCCAATGCTCCTTAATGGGGGATAACCAGCCCTCCAAGCGACTGCAGTTCTCTTTGTGATTCTTCAGAGATGTCATATTGAAAAGGAAAAAG
Protein-coding regions in this window:
- the LOC125437708 gene encoding uncharacterized protein LOC125437708, with product MADGAGAGCSNETESASKDAAETSPRCYFKLNRRGRTIRSQTQQVIMNVYSRIREEHPSLTVEECVEETSRLTGMSSAPIYRAKKLWHTTGGVLQTPGKKRPRKSGTKRRDVKCDSFSRCAIRGIVHKYFFRNEPPTLKKILNDVNSDQDLPCISQTTLHSILKDIGFAYNRRHKDCTLTDKPEIIAWRHQYLRKIRQFRSEGRSIFFLDETWVNTGHTVPKCWQDHAVKSAKGAFHRGLSTRLKDPPGKASRLICAHCGSEEGFVEDALLLFKSKTTSDYHQEMNVDNFEKWFAELLPKLPPESVIVMDDAFYHSVRSETIPTTKSGKETIRTWLTEKGISWDHEQVKPELLLLVQREKHRFVRYKTDEMAVAAGHKVLRLPPYHTELNPIELAWRYIKGHVALNNNTFKLDDVKNLFVEGVRAVTPEMWSSFIQHVMEKEKQFWDLDFLQENNETSSIKISLGSDSESDSYESEDIYE